One stretch of Acidimicrobiia bacterium DNA includes these proteins:
- a CDS encoding Mur ligase family protein has protein sequence MNLESLGVPAGTERRATRPTLARMAALATLLGSPQLEYPIVHVTGTNGKTSVARLATDLLVEQGLSVGSYTSPNLERVNERIAWNGHDIDDDALDELLTLVATIEPNLPEVPSFFEILTGVAYRWFADVAVDAAVVEVGLGGRFDATNVADGRVAVVTNVSVDHVEYLGPTPLDIADEKAGIVKPGATLVL, from the coding sequence GTGAACCTCGAGTCGCTCGGGGTGCCCGCGGGCACGGAGCGGCGCGCCACCCGCCCCACGCTCGCCCGCATGGCCGCGCTGGCCACGCTGCTCGGGTCGCCGCAGCTCGAGTACCCGATCGTCCACGTCACCGGTACGAACGGCAAGACGTCGGTGGCGCGGCTGGCCACCGACCTGCTCGTCGAGCAGGGCCTCTCGGTGGGCTCGTACACGAGCCCGAACCTCGAACGCGTGAACGAGCGAATCGCGTGGAACGGGCACGACATCGACGACGACGCGCTCGACGAGCTGCTCACGCTCGTGGCCACGATCGAGCCAAACCTGCCGGAGGTCCCGAGCTTCTTCGAGATCCTCACCGGGGTCGCCTACCGGTGGTTCGCCGACGTCGCCGTCGACGCCGCGGTGGTCGAGGTCGGGCTCGGCGGCCGCTTCGACGCCACGAACGTCGCCGACGGGCGCGTCGCGGTCGTCACGAACGTCAGCGTCGACCACGTCGAGTACCTGGGCCCGACGCCGCTCGACATCGCCGACGAGAAGGCGGGCATCGTCAAGCCCGGCGCCACCCTCGTCCT